Proteins encoded by one window of Lycium barbarum isolate Lr01 chromosome 11, ASM1917538v2, whole genome shotgun sequence:
- the LOC132616800 gene encoding uncharacterized protein LOC132616800 isoform X2, whose amino-acid sequence MAKFQSVAGLLSHGMPILGKALIVLPSLHHIATKQVVRLRSKSGLQRSILDDGLHFKKVSFGLEVRLINERHILYQLATSYSFISHHTVNSSRISLAFFINYLALYY is encoded by the exons ATGGCAAAGTTTCAGAGTGTGGCAGGTTTGCTCAGTCATGGTATGCCGATTTTGGGCAAAGCATTAATTGTTTTGCCCTCTCTCCACCATATCGCAACCAAACAGG TTGTGAGGTTGAGAAGCAAAAGTGGTCTCCAAAGGTCCATTCTCGATGACGGGCtgcacttcaaaaag gtcTCTTTTGGACTAGAAGTTCGTCTCATCAATGAAAGGCATATCTTATATCAACTTGCAACTTCATACTCATTCATTTCCCATCATACAGTTAATTCTTCAAGAATATCTCTCGCTTTCTTCATTAACTATTTGGCCTTGTATTACTAG
- the LOC132620397 gene encoding uncharacterized mitochondrial protein AtMg00860-like, translating into MPFGLTNAPATFCNLMNNVLFEYLDDFVLVYLDDIVIYSCSLEEHVSHLKMVLSRLREYKLYVKMEKCEFAQQEIKFLRHLVSQNQVRMDPNKVQAIVDWQAPQSVKDLRSFLGWANYYRKFIAGYSKKAVVLTDLLKKNVVWAWTEKCDGAFNLLKEAIASELILRLPDFELPFEVHIDASDKAMRAAHASVTQCVRHMRRLRSVFKGFAHMGEILGLESVCHDPNVIAGTCHARPSPCNCL; encoded by the coding sequence ATGCCGTTTGGGCTGACTAACGCCCCAGCTACTTTCtgtaatttgatgaacaatgttttATTTGAGTACCTAGATGATTTTGTTTTAGTGTACTTAGATGACATTGTAATCTATAGCTGCTCGTTGGAAGAGCATGTAAGCCACTTGAAAATGGTACTATCTCGGTTGCGGGAGTACAAGCTTTATGTAAAGATGGAGAAATGCGAGTTTGCTCAACAAGAAATCAAGTTTCTTAGGCACTTGGTCAGCCAGAACCAAGTGAGGATGGACCCAAATAAGGTGCAGGCTATTGTTGATTGGCAGGCGCCGCAGAGTGTGAAGGACTTGAGGTCATTCCTTGGGTGGGCAAACTATTATCGCAAGTTCATTGCAGGGTATTCAAAGAAGGCTGTTGTTTTGACTGATTTGCTGAAAAAGAATGTGGTGTGGGCGTGGACTGAAAAATGTGATGGTGCATTCAACTTGTTAAAGGAGGCCATTGCTTCAGAACTCATACTAAGGCTGCCTGATTTCGAATTGCCCTTCGAAGTGCATATTGATGCTTCTGACAAGGCTATGCGCGCGGCACATGCGTCGGTTACACAGTGTGTGAGGCATATGCGTCGGTTAAGGTCGGTTTTTAAAGGCTTTGCCCACATGGGCGAAATACTAGGCCTAGAATCTGTATGCCATGATCCCAATGTAATTGCTGGCACATGCCATGCCCGCCCCTCCCCTTGTAACTGCTTGTAA
- the LOC132616800 gene encoding uncharacterized protein LOC132616800 isoform X1, with protein MASYNENWLDGSCSYFDDPFPYCGGPHSWQNCLKSLGGGLCAQSRTHEWSICDRCGGQNDHWANCAYVSFPSPNPHYDDSTFCCDNDREMEVEEVENGQNGEFKLKMECLLKGGNEKQKALEEYLETSLQNGLMNEYKNLPWAFEQNQEEFSNAQYEERMPMLEANREKEESRIENPPNESIFIRDAKEEKKLESTVVLRKMMEVDSSLGENENVKIRKNLQIGRLKSHSKHFSTLDLYGDMGIEPHTSMLDGEEERQVSYILQFERVRRQNDIPHLKAKKCKMKKLTFGLFIYLPPPHERHHDLDSKLERKFISSKWKEKW; from the coding sequence atggcatcatataatgaaaattggttggatggtagttgttcatactttgatgacccttttccctattgtggaggaccccactcttggcaaaattgtttaaagtctctcgggggaggattgtgcgcacaatctcgaacccatgagtggagcatatgtgatagatgtggtggtcaaaatgaccattgggctaattgtgcttatgtgtccttcccttccccgaacccccactatgacgattctactttttgttgtgacaatgatagggaaatggaagtggaagaagttgagaatggacaaaatggagagttcaagctcaagatggaatgcctacttaaaggaggaaatgaaaagcaaaaagccttggaggaatacttggaaactagtctccaaaatggcttgatgaatgaatacaaaaaccttccgtgggcatttgaacaaaatcaagaagaattctcaaatgctcaatatgaggagagaatgcccatgttggaggccaatcgtgaaaaggaggaatcaagaattgaaaatcctccaaacgaatccattttcattagagatgccaaagaagaaaagaaattggagtcaaccgttgtcttgagaaaaatgatggaagttgactctagtttgggggaaaatgagaatgtcaaaatccggaaaaatttgcaaattgggaggttgaagtctcactccaagcatttttcaacattggatttgtatggtgatatgggaattgagccacatacatccatgttggatggtgaagaagaaagacaagtgtcttacatcttgcaattcgaaagagtaagaaggcaaaatgacattcctcatttaaaagccaagaagtgcaaaatgaagaaattaacgtttggcttgttcatctacttaccaccgccccatgagcgtcatcatgatcttgattcaaagttggagcgcaaattcatatcttccaaatggaaggaaaagtggtaa